Part of the Paenibacillus guangzhouensis genome is shown below.
CTGCTGTCGATGCATGTGCACGGTGAGCAGCGCCGAAAGCGTCGTTCACGAACAAGTCAGCAAGGGATGCGAATTCTTTTGCGAGTTCTGGATCGTTCTTCTCTTCACCAGCGTAGAAACGAACGTTCTCAAGAAGCAATACATCGCCATCTTTCAATTCAGCGATTTGTGCTTTGACAGCATCCCCGATCGCTTCGTCTGCTTTTACTACCGGTTTGCCTAGCAATTCGCTAAGACGAACTGCAGCTGGCGTTAGACGCATCGAATCCACGAACTGACCTTTTGGACGGCCCATGTGGCTTGCTAGAATAACTTTTGCACCGTTCTCGATCAAATACTTAATCGTTGGAAGGGTTTCGCGAATACGAGTATCATCAGTAATCTTTCCATCTTCCAAAGGCACGTTGAAATCAACACGGACAAATACGCGTTTACCAGTTACTTCTACATCACGTACACTCTTTTTGTTCATCGTTGGTTCCTCCAAACACATAGTTAGTTAAAGAGCGGAAACAATTATAAACTGTTTCCGCTCTACAATCATGCTACAACCGCTATTACTTCGTAGCTAGTTTAGCGAAATATTCCAACGTACGGATCAATTGTGCAGTGTAGGACATTTCATTGTCGTACCAAGCTACTGTTTTAACCAATTGCTTGTCGCCAACTGTCAATACTTTTGTTTGTGTTGCGTCGAACAAGGAACCGAAAGTCATACCTTTGATATCGGAAGATACGATTTCGTCTTCAGTGTAGCCATAAGTTTGTGGGTCTGCAGCAGCTTTCATTGCAGCGTTGATCTCGTCAGCTGTTACTTTTTTGTCAAGTACAGTTACAAGCTCAGTCAAGGAACCAGTTGCAACTGGAACACGTTGTGCTGCACCGTCAAGTTTGCCTTGAAGTTCAGGGATTACAAGACCGATTGCTTTTGCTGCGCCTGTTGTGTTAGGGATGATGTTCTCAGCAGCTGCACGAGCACGACGGAAGTCGCCTTTTGCATGCGGAGCATCAAGTGTATTTTGGTCGCCTGTGTAAGCGTGGATTGTTGTCATAAGACCTTCAACGATACCGAATTTGTCTTGCAATACTTTTGCCATTGGAGCTAGGCAGTTTGTTGTGCAAGATGCGCCAGAGATAACTGTCTCAGTACCATCAAGGATTTCATGGTTAACGTTGAATACGACAGTTTTCATGTCGCCAGTCGCTGGAGCGGAGATAACAACTTTTTTCGCGCCTGCTTTGATGTGTTTCTCAGCAGCTTCTTTTGTTGTGAAGAATCCAGTACATTCAAGAACGATGTCTACGCCAAGCTCGCCCCATGGCAATTCTTCTGGGTTACGGTTTGCAAGAACTTTAACGTCTTTGCCGTTTACTTTGAAGAATCCGTCATGTACTTCAACGTCTCCTTGGAATTGACCTTGAGTTGTATCATATTTCAGCAAATGAGCTAACATTTTAGCGTCTGTTAAGTCATTGATTGCTACTACCTCGATACCTTCTACTGCTTGAATACGGCGGAAAGCAAGGCGTCCAATACGTCCAAAACCATTAATACCAACTTTAACCATTGATGATTCCTCCTAAATTTTAATTTATATATACTCAAGACAAACCTGAGGGCTCGTCAAGACAACAACATCATTAACCTGCTTCTTGTTCTTCTTCATCCATTAATCGAATGATTTCAAGTGCTGCACCTTCGTCGATAATAAGCACATTCTCTTGCCCGAACTTCAGGACGGAATGAATGGCTTCACCCTTGCTGGCACCGCCGGCAATCGCAATCACGACTTCCATTTCTTGAATCTCTTCGAGTCGAAGACCCAAGGACACCATCTTGTGAACCACGTTTCCTTGCCGATCAAAATAGTACCCGTACGCTTCCGCTAGAGCACCCTCCTGCCTCAACGCATCCACCGTCTGTTGATCAACGCGTCTTCGTTTGGCCATCACAAAGGCATCTCCAATCCCATGTACGACAATGCGAGATTTGCGAATGAATTCCACAATCTCTAGAATATTCGGCTCTTGCATCAAGGACTGGTAAGCTTCTTCGCTGAGTAGATCTGGGACATGCAGTAGACGGTATTGCGCGCCTACGCGTTGTGCCATTTTCGATGCGATGGTGTTCGCTTGATAATCAAGACTCTCACCTAACCCGCCACGAGCCGGCACGAACCAATTGGATTTCATCGGCGTCGTTGACGTCATCTGTTCTGCCATCTGAGCCAGTGTGGAACCGCCAGTGAGAGCAACAACATCATCTTTGCCCATCACTTTACGAAGCACTTTACATGCTGCAAGACCAAGATCTCGCTTCGTAAGCGGCGAACGATCCGAATCGCCCGGGACAATCAGCACTTGCTGAAGTCCGAAAGACTTGCGAATTCGCTCCTCCATATTCGTTAGACCGAACAGTTCTTTCACAATGGATTCTAAGTCCTCTAGCAGCTTCTCTCCGGCTGAACTTAGGCGCATCCCTGCGCTCTCAATTTCAATGAGTCCTTGTGTCTTTAGTAAGTCTGTCTCTGCACGCAGTACCCGCTCGGTCATCTCCAAGGAAGTCGCCAGCGTTCTGCGCCCGACTAACTCAGACAGCTTGATTTGATGAAGGATTTCATATCTCTTTTTTAGTATTTCCATGAGATCAGGCAGAAGTTGCTTTTCTATCTCTAATATTTTCCGCATTTCTTTCCACTCCTGCAACTTAGTTGGCCCGAAAATGTCCCACGGAAACCTTTTTAGTCCCACCCCTAGTTTAACCCTTTCGAGAGCAGTTTGCAAGTGTACCGCATGTATAATTCTCATGTTTACAGAAACTTATACATTAATGGGCGGCCTTTTTTAGAAAATATAAGAGTTTATTAGGCTACCGATCAGCGGTTCTTATGTTTCTTCTAACGATAATCAGTTAGGGACTTGCAATTCTATGATTAATAGCATATAATTCTCTTTGCTATCCTTTTTGCGCCCGTGGTCCAATGGATATGACGTAGGCCTCCGGAGCCTGAGATCTAGGTTCGATTCCTAGCGGGCGCGCCAACCATACAACAGACAGAATCAGCTTCGGCTGATTTTTTTGTATCATTAGTTTGACTATCTTTGACTTTTGATTGAATTTGGAGTATGATTTGATGGAAAGCTAGTCGATGTGAGTAGAGGAGGATTTTCTGTGAGTTACATTCCTATGGTCGTGGAACAGACGAACCGCGGCGAACGTTCATATGACATTTATTCAAGGCTGTTGAAGGATCGTATCATTTTCTTGGGCACACCCGTCAATGACGTGGTAGCGAATTCGATCATCGCACAAATGCTATTCCTTGCAGCAGAAGATCCAGATAAGGACATCTCGCTGTATATCAATAGCCCGGGCGGATCGATTACGGCAGGTATGGCGATTTACGATACAATGCAATTCATTAAACCCGATGTATCGACGATTTGCGTCGGTATGGCGGCTTCGATGGGCGCTTTCTTGCTGACAGCTGGAGCGAAGGGCAAGCGCTTTGCGCTTCCGAACAGTGAAGTGATGATTCACCAACCGTTAGGCGGAGCTGAAGGGCAAGCGAGTGATATTGAGATTCGCGCGAAACGTATTATCAAAATGCGCGACAATCTGAACAAGATTCTCTCGGATCGCAGCGGTCAGCCGCTCGAGCGTATCGAGAAGGACACAGACCGCGACTACTTCATGAGTGCATTTGAAGCAGCGGAGTACGGATTGGTCGATAAAGTGCTCGAGAAGCTATAAGCAATTAGAACAAAGAACCCCCATGCAGCGATCTGCATGGGGGTTTGTCATATATCCAACTATCGTGCGCGGGTAGGCTCTAGAAAGGCAGCTTACCATCCAGAGTCGACGATATCGAACGGAATGGAATGTAGAATTCTGGGAATCCCGCAGCGTAAGGCGTATATTCATACACCCCGAAATAAATGACAACGCCCTCGTCTTTCACATAGAATGCCGTATCCTCGTTAATGCTCTGGAATTTCGCATCGTACATCAGCATCGGTGCAATGTCTTTTTTGATCTTCTCATTAATGACTTGCTTATAATCCGGTACAAGCTTGAACAGATCGTCCAGTGTGTAGACTGTGCCTGTATCGATATTGATGGTATAAGACCACTGCTCTGGCATACCATGTGCTCCGCCTGTGTATTCATTACTCGAGAACAAGAGGCTGATCACTTGATTCGAATTATACTTGATGTCGTAATTCGACGTATATTCATATTTGAATCCAAGCTCCTCATAGGCGCCTTTTGAGTTCTCTTTGGCTGTATCAACATATTTCTTGGCTTCCGCAGCAAATAATGTGTTGATCTTTTCCTGCACTTCGGCATTTTTGAGTCCGCTGACTTGCGGATATTGCACATTGATGATGGCGTCCTTCGTGTTCTCATCAATTTTCTTCGAGGACCAGATCATGTCGTTCTCTTGAATTTTCACCAAATGAACAGATTTCGTCTTCGAATCCCACACGGATTGGTAGCCGAAATTATCTGTCAGAAGACTTAGCGCCACATAGTTGTTGCCATTCACAAGAACTCGACCATACGCATCCCATAGTTCGTGGCCGTTTACGACCGAATTAACGGCGTATTGTCCCACTTGAATAACGACGTCTTTACCCTTCGCTTTGACATGCATGACTTTCTTCTTCGCATCATAAGCCCCATCCAGTTTCAGATCCTTCGTAAGGATGTTGAGCGGAATATATGTACTTCCATCATGTACAATTCCTTTGCTAAGCAGCGGTGCTCCATCCAACGTTATCTGAATGTTTGGCGTTACCACGGATTGCACCGACGCAGCAGCCGATGCATGGGATGTTTGATTTAGAAATACGAGGCACAGAGCAACAAGCGTAATCGTTCGCAATACGTTTTTCATGGGTGAACGCCTCCTCATTGATAGCTAAATCTTATTGATTCATGGATTCGTATGAATCTTATTCGCGTCCGCTCTTGATTTCAGTCCAATAGCGGTCATACGTTTGTAATGTTTTGCTTACATCCATTAACCATTCCGTACGTGCAAATTCTTCGTCACTTAGGTTGATCATCTTGTTCGCTTGGTATTCTGGGCTATGGAACGGTTTCGCTTTTTCATTCGGATCACTGTATCCAATGGATTCATAGTTCTTCGCACTCACTTCAGGATCGAGCATGAAGTTAATGAATTTCTCTGCTAAATCCTTGTGCTGCGCACCTTTTGGAATCGCATAGTTGTCAGAGAAGATCGTGCTGCCTTCCTTCGGAATCACATAAGCGATATCCGGGTTCTGAGCAGCAATATACGCTGCATCGCCGGACCATACCGTGCCGATCCAACCTTCTTCCGCGATTAGCTTCTGCTTAATATTGTCCGTATCAAACGCCAAGACGCTTGGAAGCAGTTGTTTAATATCATCTACAGACTTCTTGATCTCATTCTCATTAGTCGAACTGTTCGAGAATCCGTTCTTCTTGAGACCCATGCCAATCACTTCGCGCATATCATCGAGCAGTAATACTTTATCTTTAAATTCTGGCTTCCAAAGGTCGGACCAGCTTGTAATCTCGCCCTTCACATACTTTTTGTTGTATGCGATCCCTGTAACACCTGATGTATAGACGATGGAATATTTATTATCTTTGTCGTACGGAAGATTCTTGAAATGGCTCGAAATATTGTTCCAATTCGGAATATTGTCTTTATTGAGCGGCTCGAGCAAATCCTGCTGAATCATCGTCGCAACCATATAATCCGAAGGCTGAATCACATCATACTTCGATCCGCCGGCCTTCAATTTCGCGAGCAAATCCTCATTATTCGCGAAGACGGCATAATTGACGGTTACGTCGTATTTCTGCTCGAATTCCTTAATGACATCCGGATCGAAATTATCAGCCCAGCTATATAAGTTGAGTGTCTCCTTCTGAGAACACCCCGCTGTCACGACAAGCGTCGCAATCATTGCGCCAGCGAGAACCGTGCTCGCGAACCATTTCATTTTTTTCAATCGTATTACCCCTTTCTGCCTTGAAGAATCATAGGAATTATTATGAGAAAACCTCTATTACTTGCTGATGTGGTTAAAAAGGAAGCGTCGAAGCCTTTTTGCCACGATTCCCTTTATTTTGCAACCATTGCGCAATTAGAATTAATCCAACGCTAACAATAATCATAATGGTACATAATGCGTTAATTTCCGGGGAAATTCCGCGTTTGACGAGCCCATAAATATAGATCGGCAATGTCGTCGAGTTCGGGCCTGCTACGAAGAAGCTGATCATAAAATCATCAATCGACAACGTAAACGCCATAATCGCACCCGCAAGTACGCCTGGCCAGATCGCAGGCAATGTAATGTAACGAAATGTCTGCCATGGTGAAGCGCCCAAATCTTGCGCAGCCTCTTCTAATTGTTTGCCCATTCCTGAAATTCTCGATGCAACAATCACATACACATACGAAATGCTGAATGTCACATGCGCAATAATAATCGTCCATTTCCCAAGCGGGAAGTTGAATTGGCTGAAGAGCAAGAGCAGCGATAGACCCATAATAATATCCGGTACAACAATCGGTAAATAGAGCATCCCGAGTACCGTCTTGCTCTTACGTACCGCATTGCGAAGCGCAAGAGCCGCTACCGTACCAAGTACCGTCGCAATCACCGTCGATGTGAAAGCAATCGTCAAGCTGTTCATTAACGCATCCATAACGTTTCGATTTTGAAATAACGAACCATACCATTTGAACGTAAAGCCTTCCCATGTACTGTTAATTCGCGAGTTGTTGAAGGAGAAGATCAGAATCATGAGCACGGGCAAATAGATGAACGCCATCACCAGATAAGCGTGGATCGATAGGAATGGATTTGTCTTCTGCTTCATGCTCGTCCCTCCTTCGATCGTTCATGGCGTGAGCGGAGTGCCATATTGAATAAATAGATCAGCACCAAGGATGTGATCGCGAAAATAACCGATAATGCTGCACCGAACGGCCAATCCCTCGCCCCGAGGAACTGGGTCTGAATAATATTGCTTAACATCGTCGATTTGGAACCGCCGAGGATATCTGTAACCACATACATCCCCGCAGTAGACACGAATACAAGCACCGAACCGGTCATCATGCCGGATTTGGTCTGTGGTAATGTAATATGCAAGAAGGCTCGCCACCTCGAAGCACCAAGATCACTAGCCGCCTCCAGCAGCTTGCGATCCATTTGCTCAAGCGATACATAGATCGGCAGCACCATGTACGGAATGAACGTATAGACCATCCCGAGCAGCACGGCGCCTTTTGTATAGAGCATCTTCAAAGGTTCATCAATAACACCGATATCCATTAAGAAAGAATTGACAACACCCTGAGAACGCAGCAATAGGACCCATGCATAGGTCCGAATCAGAAAATTTATCCAGAATGGCACTGTAATGAACAACAGCCATATTTTTTGCCTTGTCGGTCCTGCATTTGCAATGTAGTATGCAAGCGGATAGCTAATCAAGACGCAAATCAATGTCGTAAGAACTGATAACGAGATGGTATCCCAGTAGATACCCATATACAGGGAGTCGAAAAACCTTGCATAATTATCCAAGCTGAATTGAATCACTAAATTCCCAAATTCATCGCGTCCGAGAAAAGAAATGACGACCACAATCGCCATCGGCAAAATCAAAAACAAACTTAGCCAAAGGACTATCGGGGAGATCAACCATTTCGTATTTTTCATAACCCGATATTCACCTCATCCGCATCAAGCCAATCCACGCCGATATGCTGGCCAATTTGCCATTCATCTTCGTCCGTGAAATCAAGACAGATCGATACGGTCGTCTGTTCATCATCCAGATGAACGATCAATTTGTGTACATTGCCTAAGTATACAATATCTTGAATAATGCCTTTACGTTTGGATGTCTGCTCCAAATCCTGAACTGCCTTTAACTTCTCAGGACGAATCGCGAACATCCGATCTGCTTCATGGAAGACATTGTTCTCTCCAATAAAGGTCGCAGCGAATAACGTCTTCGGGCGGTTATAGATTTCCTTCGGTGAGCCGATCTGCTCAATCTTACCGTTATTCATAATGACGATGCGGTCACTCATCATCATCGCTTCTTCTTGATCATGCGTTACATAGACGAACGTAATCCCAAGGCTGCGCTGCAATTGCTTCAGCTCAGCTTGTAAGTTCTTACGTAATTGTAAGTCCAGTGCGCCAAGCGGCTCGTCCAGCAAAAGAACACGAGGTTTGTTCGCAATCGCGCGCGCAATCGCAACCCGCTGTTGTTGACCACCGGACAATTGATGCGGATAACGCTTCGCAAGGGGAGTCAACTGTGTTAATCGAATCGCTTCAGCAATCCGTTCCTTCTGTTCGGCAGCATCAATCTTCTTCATTTTGAGACCAAATTGAATGTTCTGCTCAACCGTCATATGCGGGAACAAGGCATAGTGCTGAAACACGAGGTTCAAATCCCGCTTATTGGGCGGCAGCTCTGTTACATCCTTGCCATCGAGAAAAATTTCACCTACTGTGGGTTGCTCGAACCCTGCGATCATCCGTAAAATCGTCGTCTTTCCGCATCCGCTCGGCCCGAGCAGTGTCAAAAATTCGCCCTCGCCAATGGTGAGGGATAGAGGGTGTACGACGGTCTGTCCGGCGAAGTGTTTTTCTATATTCGTGAGTTGTATCATCGGCATCAACCCCTTACTCTTATATTTCAAAATAACCCCACAAAGTGATGTGTGGCCTTGTTAGCGATTCAGGTACTTTGCGGGGACCCCGAGACACTGTATTTCAAGAAAAAGAAAGCCATATCCATTGGTATGGCTTTCATCGACAAGTCCTTGTTTACAAAGCATCTTCACTATACCTTGTTTTGTCCGATGATACAACTATTTTCTCGTTAATTCGCTAATAAATACATGAAACTTTCTTATTTTATTTCATAGACGACAGTAACATTGGATTTAATGGAAATTTGACCCGATTGGATCGATGTATCCGCTGCGGCGGACTCCATTTTTGCTGTGGCATAGACTTGATTCGTGAAGATTGGATAGACATCTGCACTAGACTCCGACACCGTGATCACCGAGACAATCTGCTGCTTCGCTGCGGATGCAATGGCTTTCGCTTTGACTTCGGCATTCTTCATCGCTTTCTCTAACACTTGTGTCTCATACATTTCCGGATGCTCCGTATCAAAGCGTACACCTTGAACCTGATTCACGCCTGCTTCCGATGCTGCATCCATCAGATC
Proteins encoded:
- a CDS encoding sugar-binding transcriptional regulator — its product is MRKILEIEKQLLPDLMEILKKRYEILHQIKLSELVGRRTLATSLEMTERVLRAETDLLKTQGLIEIESAGMRLSSAGEKLLEDLESIVKELFGLTNMEERIRKSFGLQQVLIVPGDSDRSPLTKRDLGLAACKVLRKVMGKDDVVALTGGSTLAQMAEQMTSTTPMKSNWFVPARGGLGESLDYQANTIASKMAQRVGAQYRLLHVPDLLSEEAYQSLMQEPNILEIVEFIRKSRIVVHGIGDAFVMAKRRRVDQQTVDALRQEGALAEAYGYYFDRQGNVVHKMVSLGLRLEEIQEMEVVIAIAGGASKGEAIHSVLKFGQENVLIIDEGAALEIIRLMDEEEQEAG
- the clpP gene encoding ATP-dependent Clp endopeptidase proteolytic subunit ClpP; this encodes MSYIPMVVEQTNRGERSYDIYSRLLKDRIIFLGTPVNDVVANSIIAQMLFLAAEDPDKDISLYINSPGGSITAGMAIYDTMQFIKPDVSTICVGMAASMGAFLLTAGAKGKRFALPNSEVMIHQPLGGAEGQASDIEIRAKRIIKMRDNLNKILSDRSGQPLERIEKDTDRDYFMSAFEAAEYGLVDKVLEKL
- a CDS encoding ABC transporter permease, whose translation is MKNTKWLISPIVLWLSLFLILPMAIVVVISFLGRDEFGNLVIQFSLDNYARFFDSLYMGIYWDTISLSVLTTLICVLISYPLAYYIANAGPTRQKIWLLFITVPFWINFLIRTYAWVLLLRSQGVVNSFLMDIGVIDEPLKMLYTKGAVLLGMVYTFIPYMVLPIYVSLEQMDRKLLEAASDLGASRWRAFLHITLPQTKSGMMTGSVLVFVSTAGMYVVTDILGGSKSTMLSNIIQTQFLGARDWPFGAALSVIFAITSLVLIYLFNMALRSRHERSKEGRA
- the gap gene encoding type I glyceraldehyde-3-phosphate dehydrogenase encodes the protein MVKVGINGFGRIGRLAFRRIQAVEGIEVVAINDLTDAKMLAHLLKYDTTQGQFQGDVEVHDGFFKVNGKDVKVLANRNPEELPWGELGVDIVLECTGFFTTKEAAEKHIKAGAKKVVISAPATGDMKTVVFNVNHEILDGTETVISGASCTTNCLAPMAKVLQDKFGIVEGLMTTIHAYTGDQNTLDAPHAKGDFRRARAAAENIIPNTTGAAKAIGLVIPELQGKLDGAAQRVPVATGSLTELVTVLDKKVTADEINAAMKAAADPQTYGYTEDEIVSSDIKGMTFGSLFDATQTKVLTVGDKQLVKTVAWYDNEMSYTAQLIRTLEYFAKLATK
- a CDS encoding ABC transporter permease, whose product is MKQKTNPFLSIHAYLVMAFIYLPVLMILIFSFNNSRINSTWEGFTFKWYGSLFQNRNVMDALMNSLTIAFTSTVIATVLGTVAALALRNAVRKSKTVLGMLYLPIVVPDIIMGLSLLLLFSQFNFPLGKWTIIIAHVTFSISYVYVIVASRISGMGKQLEEAAQDLGASPWQTFRYITLPAIWPGVLAGAIMAFTLSIDDFMISFFVAGPNSTTLPIYIYGLVKRGISPEINALCTIMIIVSVGLILIAQWLQNKGNRGKKASTLPF
- a CDS encoding ABC transporter ATP-binding protein, with the translated sequence MPMIQLTNIEKHFAGQTVVHPLSLTIGEGEFLTLLGPSGCGKTTILRMIAGFEQPTVGEIFLDGKDVTELPPNKRDLNLVFQHYALFPHMTVEQNIQFGLKMKKIDAAEQKERIAEAIRLTQLTPLAKRYPHQLSGGQQQRVAIARAIANKPRVLLLDEPLGALDLQLRKNLQAELKQLQRSLGITFVYVTHDQEEAMMMSDRIVIMNNGKIEQIGSPKEIYNRPKTLFAATFIGENNVFHEADRMFAIRPEKLKAVQDLEQTSKRKGIIQDIVYLGNVHKLIVHLDDEQTTVSICLDFTDEDEWQIGQHIGVDWLDADEVNIGL
- a CDS encoding PdaC/SigV domain-containing protein translates to MKNVLRTITLVALCLVFLNQTSHASAAASVQSVVTPNIQITLDGAPLLSKGIVHDGSTYIPLNILTKDLKLDGAYDAKKKVMHVKAKGKDVVIQVGQYAVNSVVNGHELWDAYGRVLVNGNNYVALSLLTDNFGYQSVWDSKTKSVHLVKIQENDMIWSSKKIDENTKDAIINVQYPQVSGLKNAEVQEKINTLFAAEAKKYVDTAKENSKGAYEELGFKYEYTSNYDIKYNSNQVISLLFSSNEYTGGAHGMPEQWSYTINIDTGTVYTLDDLFKLVPDYKQVINEKIKKDIAPMLMYDAKFQSINEDTAFYVKDEGVVIYFGVYEYTPYAAGFPEFYIPFRSISSTLDGKLPF
- a CDS encoding ABC transporter substrate-binding protein, yielding MKKMKWFASTVLAGAMIATLVVTAGCSQKETLNLYSWADNFDPDVIKEFEQKYDVTVNYAVFANNEDLLAKLKAGGSKYDVIQPSDYMVATMIQQDLLEPLNKDNIPNWNNISSHFKNLPYDKDNKYSIVYTSGVTGIAYNKKYVKGEITSWSDLWKPEFKDKVLLLDDMREVIGMGLKKNGFSNSSTNENEIKKSVDDIKQLLPSVLAFDTDNIKQKLIAEEGWIGTVWSGDAAYIAAQNPDIAYVIPKEGSTIFSDNYAIPKGAQHKDLAEKFINFMLDPEVSAKNYESIGYSDPNEKAKPFHSPEYQANKMINLSDEEFARTEWLMDVSKTLQTYDRYWTEIKSGRE